GCGGGGAGGGTGCCCGTGGTCGACACGTCGAGGCCCCGGGCGGTGAGCGTCGCCAGCGGGTTGCGGCCGCAGAACGACCAGCGGCTCCAGCGGGCCTCGCCGTGCTCGACCGACTCCAGCAGGAAGCCGGGCTCGTCGCCCACCACCCGGGCGAAGGCGGCGACGGGGGTGGTCAGGTCGGCCAGCAGCTCACGCCACACGGGGATGACCGTGTGGCTCCGGGCCAGTGCCCGGAAGTCGTCACGGGAGGGTGAGACCACGGGGTCAGGAAGCGGAGGTGGCGGTAGAGGTGGAGGTGGAGCCGAACGAGCGGAAGAAGCACGTGCGCTCACCGGTGTGGCAGGCGCCGGCGCCCTGTTGGTCGACCGAGAGCAGCAGCGTGTCGCCGTCGCAGTCGTAGTAGGCGCCCTTGAGCCACTGGACGTCGCCCGACGTCTCGCCCTTGCGCCACACCTCCTTGCGGCTGCGGCTCCAGAACACGGTGCGGCCCTCCGCGAGCGTGAGCCGCAGGGTCTCGTCGTTCATCCACGCCATCATCAACACCTGCCCCGAGTCGTGGTCCTGCACGATCGCGGGGACGAGTCCGTCGTCGTTGTAGCTGACCTGGGCGAGCTGCTCTTCGGTGGCGTCGATGGGTGTCGTGGCGGGCACGGGCGACATGCTACGACCGCGCTCCGTGCCCCCCGACACGGTTTACGCCCCGGGCGGGCCCGGCGGATCACCGAAGCGGGGTGGCCGCTTCTCGACGTACGCCCGGACGCCCTCGGCGTAGTCGGCCTCGCCCATCATCCGGTCGATCAGCCCCACCGACCGCTCCACCGACGCCCCGACGTCGCCGTGCAGGAGGTCGCCGTAGATCTGGCGCTTGGCCTCCCGGGTCGACGCCGGCGACACCTCGGTGGCCAGCCGGCGGGCGTAGCCGTAGGTGAACGGCAGCAGCTCGTCGGGCGGCAGGACCTTGTTGACCAGGCCCATCGTCGCCGCCTCCTCGGCCAGGACGACCCGCGACGACAGCAGCAGGTCGACGGCGTGGCCCGTCCCCACCAGCCGCGGCAGCACCCACGACAGGCCGTACTCGGCGGGCAGCCCCAGCCGCGGCGCCGACGTGGTGAGCTTGGCCCCGGTGGCGGCGAAGCGCAGGTCGCAGAAGCAGGCGAGCACCAGACCGACGCCCGCCGCCGGCCCGTTGACGGCGGCGATCACCGGCTTCGCCATGCCGAAGTGGAAGGCGAAGGCGTGGTCGAACTCGGGGCGGACGCCGTAGCCGGGCTCGGCCGGAGGCTCGCGCACGCCGTCGTCGTAGCCCCCGGCCTCCGCGTGCTGCTCGAGGGCCTGGGCGTCG
This DNA window, taken from Acidimicrobiales bacterium, encodes the following:
- the hisI gene encoding phosphoribosyl-AMP cyclohydrolase, with protein sequence MSPVPATTPIDATEEQLAQVSYNDDGLVPAIVQDHDSGQVLMMAWMNDETLRLTLAEGRTVFWSRSRKEVWRKGETSGDVQWLKGAYYDCDGDTLLLSVDQQGAGACHTGERTCFFRSFGSTSTSTATSAS
- a CDS encoding enoyl-CoA hydratase-related protein; its protein translation is MDLRAVRYEVGDGIATVTLNRPHRLNAWTGRMHTEYRWALAQAEDDPGVRVVVVTGEGRGFCAGADAQALEQHAEAGGYDDGVREPPAEPGYGVRPEFDHAFAFHFGMAKPVIAAVNGPAAGVGLVLACFCDLRFAATGAKLTTSAPRLGLPAEYGLSWVLPRLVGTGHAVDLLLSSRVVLAEEAATMGLVNKVLPPDELLPFTYGYARRLATEVSPASTREAKRQIYGDLLHGDVGASVERSVGLIDRMMGEADYAEGVRAYVEKRPPRFGDPPGPPGA